The Equus caballus isolate H_3958 breed thoroughbred chromosome 12, TB-T2T, whole genome shotgun sequence genome contains a region encoding:
- the LOC138916814 gene encoding olfactory receptor 5AN6-like, giving the protein MKEDRNNTSVAMFVLLGLSDEKELQLILFPIFLGIYLLTIIWNLGLILLIRMDSHLHTPMYFFLSFLSFIDICYSSSISPRMLSDFLKDEKTISFIACATQYFVGSWMAQAECCLLAVMAYDRYIAIGRPLQYSAIMDPDLCQKMVAGAYGSGFLGSLIQTVSCFHLYFCGHNIIPNFFCDITQIISLSCSNPFMSQMILFLESIFVGFTSFLVILLSYGFIATSILKISSIKGSAKAFNTCASHLAVVTIFYGMGFSVYLHPSSSHSKKQNKVLSVFYVILIPMLNPLIYSLRNKEIKEALMRVVKKATYLSQ; this is encoded by the coding sequence ATGAAAGAGGATAGAAATAATACTTCTGTGGCcatgtttgttctcctgggactgtCAGATGAAAAAGAGCTGCAACTTATCCTCTTTCcaatcttcctagggatctaccttcTGACCATAATCTGGAACCTTGGTCTCATCCTCCttatcaggatggactcccacctgcacacacctatgtacttttttctcagtttcctgtcatttatagacatctgctattcttcttccatcagcccaaggatgctttcagacttcttaaaagatgaaaaaacaatttcattcattgcttgtgccacccagtattttgttggGTCCTGGATGGCTCAGGCTGAGTGCTGCCTGTTGGCCGtaatggcctatgacagatatattgctattggtaggcctctgcagtactcagccatCATGGATCCTGacctctgtcagaagatggttgctggagcctatgggagtggtttccttggtAGCTTAATTCAAACAGtttcttgctttcatctctacttTTGTGGGCacaatatcattccaaatttcttctgtgacataacccagattatttccttgtcttgctCCAATCCCTTTATGagccaaatgattctttttctggaaTCTATTTTTGTTGGATTCACTTCCTTCCTTGTCATCCTCTTATCCTATGGTTTTATTGCAacttccatcctgaaaatatcctccataaaaggtagtgccaaggccttcaatacctgtgcctcccacctggctgttgtgacaatcttctatggCATGGGCTTCTCTGTGTACCTGCATCCTAGCTCTAGCCACTCCAAAAAGCAGAACAAGgttctgtcagtgttctatgttatcctcATCCCAATGTTAAAccctcttatctatagtctgaggaacaaggagatcaaagaggcctTGATGAGGGTAGTAAAGAAGGCAACATATTTATCTCAGTAA